In the Acidimicrobiales bacterium genome, TGCATGTCGGAGACAGCTTGCTGCGCATCCTGGGTGACTGGGCGGGTGATGTAGAACCGGTTGCCGTCCAGATCACGAATCAAGAAGGAAACGAAGTTCGGGGAAGGAACCAGGGGCCCGCAGGAGACACCCCTCTCGATCAGATCGGTTCGGACCTCACTCGGATCGCGACTGACGATCACGTTGATGGTCGAACTCTCCTGCCCAGGCTCCGCGGCCTCGAGCGCCGCTTCCAAAGGTTCGAGCACGACGATGGTTGAACCCATCATGAACGAGGCGTACCCATGCCCGTCGGTTCCAAGTGCCACAGGGGACAGCCCGAGCTTGTCCAGGTACCAGGCGACGGCCCGATCGAGATCCTTCACATAGAACGAGGTGGCGGCGAGTTGGATGGTTCCGAGAGGTCCTGTTTCGCTCACGCCCGAGAACCTACCGGGTCGTCGCTCCGGTTGCGAAGAGCCGGCGATTAGGTGACAGAATGTCACCAAGCCACGAGACTGCCGGGGAAAAGCCGTGCGTTGGAGACGATCGTCGATCGACTGCGTCCCCTCTGACCTGCGCTTTGGGGCATACCCATGGGCGCGTTCAGCGGGGTGGGCGGTATTCGCTAGTTTCGATATTTCGTGACTGTGCCGGCGACAATCCTGTCCACGACCCAGCCCCACCTTGTGGCTACACACGGCCTGACGCTGTGGGACTGGGTGCACGCGGCCGTGATCGTCGTGGTCGCCATCGCGTTGTCTCAAATGGTGCGACGCGTCACTCTCAGAGCGTTCGGGACTCATTCGAACCGACCTGCTGCGCGCATCTCGGCTCGATTCGCCGCCTACCTCATCGCTGCCGGCGGGTTGCTGTATTCGCTCAACGCACTGCACGTACAGGTAGGCCCGCTTGTGGGTGCGCTCGGCATAGGCGGCATCGCGCTCGCCTTCGCCCTGCAGGACATCCTGCAGAATCTGGTCGCAGGGGTAATCCTTCAGGCTCGAAGACCCATCCGTCATGGTGACCAGATCGAGGTCGGCCACTATCAGGGCACCGTCCTCGATATCGACCTGCGCAACGTGCAGATTCGAACCTACGACGGACTCGACGTCTACCTCCCAAACCGGCTTGTGCTGGATGGGCCGATCGTGAACTACACGATGAGCCCCCTGCGTCGCTTGGCGCTCGAAATCGGCATCGGGTACCGAAGCAATCTGTCCGACGCGCAGCGGTGCCTCCTCCAGGCCGCTTCGAGCGTCGACGCGGTCCTCGCCGAACCGGCTCCTGCTGCCTGGGTGACCGAATTCGGGGAGTCGTCGATCAAGTTCAGCGTCCTGTTCTGGTACGCGGTCGCCGACCACACCTTCTGGGAAGTCCGTTCCGCTGTTGCCGTATCGATACAGCAAGCCCTGCGCGACGCCGGGATCCAGATCCCGTACCCGATCCGGACCCTTGAAGTCGACCAGTCAACCATCAACGAGATCGATCTGCGACAACACGCGGATCGATAGAGAACGGTTGAAGAGCGGGCGGGCACACCGAGCCCGGCTCTCTGTGAGAACGGTGGCTCGTGCCGCCGAGCGCTCAGGGTCGGGGAATAGCTCCGGCAGCCATGGCCGTTGAACCGATCATGAAGCCAGGCCATACGATCGCCATCGCACCTGCTGACGCGCACATTGAAGTGCGCCTAGGAGGTGAACTAGTCGCAGCGAGCGACCGCCCTCTCGTTCTGGAAGAGACTGGGCTTCCGGCGCGGTACTACCTGCCCCGAGAGGATGTACGGATGGACCTGCTCCGAGCTACCTCGTTCCACACGACTTGCCCGTTCAAGGGTGAGGCCTCCTACTGGTCGATCGATATCGACGGCCAGGCTCATGACGGCATCGTCTGGAGTTACGAGACGCCCATTGACGGAGCTCTCGAGATCAAGGAGATGATGTCGTTCTACCCGGACCGCACCGAAGTCACCGTGGACGGTGAGCGCATCGAGAAGTAGGGGCTAAGAGGCTCCATCGCCCGTCTCATTTCCAGCGGAAGTGAACGAAGACCCTTCCGAAGTTGCGCGAGTCCTTCTCGATTCGGTCGTACAGCTGCCTGATCTCCTTCTGCTCCAGGAATCGCAGAACCCTCTTCTTGAGCTGGCCGCTCCCCTTGCCCGGGATGATCTCCACGAGCGGAGCCTTCTTTTGGACCGCCTCGTCGATGATTGCTCGGAGAGCGCGGTCGATATCCTCTCCCCGGTTGTAGATGTCATGCAGGTCGAGCTTTAGCTTCAAGTCGGATGGCCTAGCCGTTCCCTGGGATCTGCATTATGACGAAAGTGACGGGGCGCCGGACCTTGAAGCCCAGCTCCTCGTAGAGACGGATGGCCGTGGTGTTGCCGGCCGCAGCGTGCAGGAAGGGAACCTCGCCGCGGCTGCGGATGTCGGCCGCTACTGCACGGACCAGGATGGTGCCGAGCCCCTGGTTGCGGTATTCGGAGTCGGTGCAGACAGCGGATATCTCGGCCCAGCCGCCCGGGCGCATCCGTTGCCCGGCCATTGCAACGAGGGCACGCCCACGCCGAATTCCGAGATAGGTACCGAGCTTTGCGGTCCCCTGAAAGAACGGCCCGGGTTGGGTGCGATTCACCAGTTCGAGCATCTCGGGTACGTCATCGAGTGTAAGGCGCTCGACGTCGGGATGGTCCTCGCATCGAAGTGAGACATCGATCATCTGAACGCCGTCGATGGTCTCCAACTGCCAACCCGGTGGAGGGGGGAGCCTTCCGCCGACGATCGCAACCATGGAGCCGGGTCCGACCAACGTGGCGAGGTCTTGCCAGACGGAGTCGTCGGCCTCAGGCGAGATGGCGGCAAATGGGGACATGTCCACTGGATACCGGGCGGCACAGCCGTACGTCTCGGCGAAGCGGGCGTGATGACCGGTCAAGGATGCCCAGACCGGATGATCGAGAACCGCTTCGCCGGCCGGTCCGGCCTCGCCGGCTCGGGCATCGTTGGGTTCGCCGCGTTCGGCGAGTGTGTTGACGTCTTCGGCCACGTCCGCAGAGCTTTCCACCCCCTCTATCGGCTCGGAAACGCTTTTCCGCCCCTTCGGCTCCAGGAGAGGCAGAATGAAGCAAATCCTGGAGGGACCACATTGAGCGTTCAGGCCAGATCGAACAACGTCTCCACCTTCGTCGCCGAGTGGGAAGAGTGGCACCACAAGGTGGAGTCCCGGCTCGCCGATCCGCACGGGTTCCTGGCCATCACCAGTCTGCACTGGTTGACTCCCGAACTGCAGCGCTTCGACGACGCGGCGGGATCGTGGTCGACGGGTGAGGATGGGGTGACCGTTCTGCTCGAAGAGGGGGAGGAACTGATCATCAATGGCGAGCCCGCGCGCGGCAGACATCCCTTCGGGACCATCCCGGAACGCGGTGGCGTCAACGCCACCTGGGGCGATGCAGTGCTAGAGGTGGCGAAGAGGGGAGGACATGACATCCTCCGCCCGCGCCACCCGAACAATCCTCTGCGCCTCGCCTACCGCGGCACGCCGGCATACCGCCCGGACCCCGGATGGCGGGTGTCCGGTCGCTACGTGCCCTTCGAGCAGCCTCGCCCCACCAGCGTGGGTGCCGCCGTCGAAGGGCTCGAGCATGTCTACGACGCGCCAGGTCGCGTCGAGTTCGAACTCGATGGCCGAGCGCTGTCGCTAACCGCATTTCCGGGTTACAGCCCCGGAAAGCTGGCGGTGCTATTCACCGATGCCACGTCTGGGGAAACGACGTATGGCCCGGTGAGGACCCTGTCGATCGAAGAACCAGGCCCCGACGGTTCTGTGATCCTGGACTTCAACCGCGCCGTGAACCTTCCCTGTGCTTACACCGATCTGGCAACATGCCCGCTACCACCCGTGGAGAACCGCCTGCCGGTTGCGATCGAAGCAGGGGAGAAGATCCCCCACGAGCGGTCTGCCTAGCGACCGAAGAAGGCTGCCAGCCCGATAGCGAACGACTGGCACAGCGATTCGTCGCCGGCAAACTTCAGATCGGCGATCTGCGCTCTGGTCAACGCACGGGAGAACAGTCGAGCGGCAGTTGCCGTGTCCATAGTTAGCGCCACGGTCGGATCGGGTGGAAGCCCGTCGCAGAGTCTCCAGCCGGCGGCTTCATTCCGGACGGTCCAGGCGGGGCCTCCGCTGAGAACGACGGCGACCGTCGTGCCCTCGGCAGCCGATAGAGCCGCGAAGCCCAGCGGGAAGCCGCGCACGGCGACGGCGACCGCGGGATGCACCCATCGCTCGTCGAACCATTCCCCGCGCCCCACCGCGCGTCGGATCTGGCACTGGTGGATCCACCGCTCGAGGTACTCCCTGGCGCAGAGGAGCGAATAGGGCGCCGGCTCGGGGCCGATCCATGGGATCGGCTCGCCCAGAAGATCGGGGTCTACAACGTTGTAGAAGGCGTAGGTGTCCTCGCCGGAACCTCGCAATAGGTTGATGATCAGCGGGAGGCTGAAGAACCTCGCCGCGGAAACCCAACTTTCGTTGTGGCGGTCCAGCGCGACGAAGAACTCGTCCCAGTTCGACCCGGCTTCGATCGCGACGAGTGAAGGTTCGCCGTCGCGCTGGCGGGAGAGGATCGACAGATCGTCGCCGAGTAGGTGAAGCACTATGCCCTTCACCGACCAGGCAGGGCACTCGGTGGGCGCAGCCCAGTCTTCCGCCGGCAGGGCGCTCAGGAAGTCCAGCAGCTCGGATCGCTCTTCGGCGAAGATTGTCGGGTAGTCGAGGCGACCTGCCGGGACCAACTCTGCCATTGCGGAACGCTACCTCTCGCTAGTAGGCGACCTGGCCCGCCAAGTGAACGGGAGATCCGACCCCTGACCTGGTCTTTTCTTCGGGACAGCCCGCATCGGGAGCGACTGTAGACCACCGTCTCCCCTCAACTCACCAGCCTCGGGCGTCGAGAAATTCGGGTATGGACGCATCTGGGGGGACGGGGGAGGAGCGCGACTCCTCCAACCTGACCACCGCCCTGATCATCGGGTATGTGCGCAACCGAGCGGGTGACGCTGCGGTCGGCGAGATGCTGGCCGCCGCCGGCGAGGAACGGCCGATCGAAGAGCTCCTCGACGAGGGCCGCTGGAGCTCGTACGGCCAGAAGCTCCGCTTGTTCGAGGCGGCCATCGCCGTCCTCGCCGACCCGGACACTCCCCGGCTGGTCGGCGCGACTGTCCTTGATCAGCAGATCGGAACAGCCATTCGCCTCATGCTCCGTGCGCTCGGGTCGCCGGCCTCGGTGTGCCGGAGCGTGGCCAAGGCCTCCGCCAAGTTCTCAACCAACTACACGTGCGAAGCCTTATCGGTCGGTCGCGAGGGTGCGGTGATCTCGAACCGCCTCCACGACGGCTACGAGCCGAACATCATCGACTGCGAGTACACAACCGGCCTCCTTTCTCAAATCCCGGCACTCTTCGGCCTGGAGCCCGCCGTTGTCATGCACGATGAATGCCAGGTGCGCGGGGCTCCGGCCTGCATCTACACACTCAAGTGGCGGGCGCGTCACCGCCTGCTGTGGAGTCGGCGGCGTGACAAGGTCGCCTATCTCGAGGAGGAGTTGCGGCTCCTGACCGAACGCTACGAGGAGCTGCAGTCGACGATCGTCGACCTGGTGTCGCCTGCGGACGTCGACACTGTCCTACGCCGCATCACCCGCCGCGCCGCCGACGCGGTCAGGGCTCAACGCTTCCTGCTGGCTCTCGGTGGCGACGCCGAGGGCGTATCGGTTCACCACGACGGAATGTCGAGCGATGAGGCTCTTCGGCTGGCCTCGGAGGTGCTGGCGGCCGAGCCCGACGACGGCGGCGGCTCTCGGCTGATCGTCGACGTGGCGTCGTCCCGGCGGTTCTACGGACGGCTCGTTGCGGTCTACGAGTTCGAGCACATCTTCTTTCCAGAGGAGCGCAGGCTCTTGGCCGCATACGCCCGGCAAGCCGCTGTCGCGCTTGACGCGGCCACTGCCCTCGAGGAAGCCCGCCGTCGGGGTGAGACGGCGAGCGCGTTGCTCGAGCTGGCCCGGCGGCTGGCTCTGGCGACCTCGACCGACGAGGTGGCCCAAAAGCTCGCCGACGCGGTGCCTACGGTCATTGGAGCGAATCGCGCGAGCGTTCTCTTGTGGGATCCGAAGCATGAGGAGCTTCGCGTCCGGGCCCGCTCCTGGTTTGGCAACCTCGATCTGCAGGAAATGCCGAGGAGAGCGATATCGCTTACCGACACGCCCGTGCTCGCCGAGATGCTCCGCACCCGGATGCCGCAGCACATCCGCCGGGACACTGCCGACCCCTACCTGCGGAACCGGCTGATGGCAACCGACATCGAGGAGATACTCGCCGTTCCGATCCAGAGCAGGGGCGAGATGCTGGGGGCCATCGCCGCACTGCGAACGGCCACCGCGCCTCCGTTGGTCGACCAGCAGGCCCTTGCCGACCGCCTGACCGGTATGGCCGACCAAGCGGCACTGGCGTTCGAGAAGGTACGCCTGCTGGAGCAGGAGCGCGAAGCCGTGCGACGCTTACAGCGTGACGAGCGGCGCATCAAGGAACTCGCCTATCAAGACGCTCTGACCGAGCTCCCCAATGGCCGGCACTTCTCGGAGGCGCTCGACAGCTGTCTCGCGCGGGCCAGGACCGAGGGTCGCCAGGTGGCCCTGCTCTTCTGTGACCTCGATCGCTTCAAGAACGTCAACGACAGCATGGGCCACGCGATGGGCGACCGGCTCCTCAAGGTGGCGGCGGCTCGCCTGCAAGCGTGCGTCCGGGACACCGACACCCTTGCCCGGCTCGGAGGCGACGAGTTCACCTTGCTCCTCAACGGTGTTACCGGCCCGGAGGATGCCGCGACCATCGCAGACCGCGTTCTTACCGCGTTCCGAGATCCGTTCAACCTCGATGGGCAGGAATTGTTCCTGTCTGCGAGCGTTGGCGTGGCGCTCTATCCCGAGGACGGGAAGGATGCTCAGACGCTGTTGAAGAACGCCGACACAGCGATGTACGGGGCGAAGCTGGCAGGCCGCAACAACCAACTGCGTTACGCCCCCGCGATGAACGCCAGGTCTCGGCAGCTCCTGGAGCTCGAGGCAGACCTGCACGAGGCGGTGCGAAGGAGGGAGCTCGTCGTGTACTACCAGCCTCAAGTGGCGGCGGGCACGGGCGAGGTAGTTGCGGTCGAGGCACTGGTTCGCTGGAACCATCCACGCCGGGGGATGCTTCCGCCTGGAGAGTTCATCGCGTTGGCCGAGGAGCGCGGACTCATCGGCGCGGTCGACGCTTGTGTGCTTTTCGAGGCGGCCAAGCAGTGCAAGCGTTGGGAGGACGCCGGGCTCCCGCCCGTTAGGGTCGGGGTCAACCTGTCGGCCCACCAGTTCCGAGGCGCCAATCTGGTGACCCTGGTGGACCGCGTACTGCACGACACCGGGGTGCGCCCCGAGCTGCTCGAGTTGGAGCTCACCGAAACCGCAGCCATGCAGGAGCCGGAACGCATCGCCGAGACCCTCGCCCAGCTCCGGCATCTAGGTGTCGGACTCGCCCTGGACGACTTCGGAACCGGGTATTCAAGCTGGACGCACATCAAGCACTTCCCGGTGGGCCGGATCAAGATCGACCGGTCCTTCGTGTCCGGGTTACCGAAAGACCGTTACGACGCGGCGATCGTCACCGCGACGATCGAGATGGCGCACCTGATGGGGATGGGCGTGACGGCCGAGGGAGTCGAGACCAGCGCGCAGGCCGAGTTGCTGACCGTTCAGGGCTGCGACTTGTTGCAGGGATTCCTCTACAGCGAGCCGAGGCCGAACGAGGAGATCACGGAGCTCCTGCAAACGGCGGCTGCCACCGGGACACCGTGGATAGCGACCTCCGTCGCTTAAGGACGTGATTGTCCTCAGTCGTTGAGTCCGCCCCGATCCCGCCACCAGGAACATAGCGCGAGGAGGCGGTCCGACGGGGCTGATGTATGTGGCGTGGGCGGGAGTCCTCAAGGACCCAAAACTTCCTCGAGCGCTTGCGACGTTGTTCGGAGCGGTAACTCCGGTTTAGAACCCTTCAGGCGGAAGTGCGCGCGCCGCTGCTATTTTCCGTTGCGCTCGCGGTGGCTGCACCCCGGCCAGCAGCAGGGCCGACGTTGGCCTTCCTCCAGCTCCTCCTGGGTCCGGCGTATACGGCGTTCTCTGGTCTTCTCCTGCTTGGCGTCCTCGACCCAGCAGATGAACTCGTTGCGGGCAAGCGGCGTGATGTCGTTCCACGCATCGAGTGCGGTGGGGTTGGAGGCCAGCGCCTCGTGCAGGTCTGCTGGAAGCCTGTGCACCACCCCACCGGGCACTCGCTGGCTGCTCATCGGGACAGAGTAGCGACGATGGGGGAGCCCGTTCGTCCTCTCAGCGCCCCTCTCCTGGTTGGCTTGCGCCCGTCGAGGTGTGCGGCCCCTGAGGTGTGACTCGGCAAGCCGGTGTTCCTCGCGGCAGCCGGTAGCGGTATCGGACGACGACCGTGTAGACGGCGGCCGCGCACCACAACAAGGGTGGATAGCTCAGCAGAATTCCGGCCACTCGCTTCCAACCACTCGAGGCGAGCAGGCTCTTGGCAATGGCTCGATGGCCCTTGAACGTTCGCCCAGACTCGTCGACCCACCACGCTGCTTCCTTGGCATCCTCCGCGCTGAGCCCCAAGGCCTCGAGGCCGTCCGACCCCAAATGTTGCCAGGGGATCGCCCGCGGGCCAGGACGCCAACTTTTGGCGACCCACCCGGCCGACGAGGTGCAGAAACCGCAATCGCCGTCGAATATCAGCAGGCCATGACCAGGGGTGACCACGAAGTCCAGGGTATTGCCAGCAGCGCGGCGAGATCATGACGATCATCCAGTTGGCCATGCTGGGCAAGCTCACCTACCGCGAGATGGCGGAGGCGATCTTCACCCACTCGCTCTTGGCGGAAGGGCTCTACACCATCTTTGCGATGTTCGACGACTAACTGAGTAGCGTATAACTCGGCAGCTCGAGGGGCAGCACGATCACTAGTCTGACTGCGTCGATCGTTCTCTTGATTCGCGGGTGGTGCTCATCACCGGGGCCGGCAGCGGCATAGGGCGCGCGACCGCGCTGCTCGCAGCAAGGGAGGGAGCGATCATCGCGGCCATCGATTGTGACGAAGAAGGCCTCCGCTCGACAGCAGAGTCGGTCCGGTTAGGCGGGGGCCGCATCGCCATGCGGGTCTCCGACGTCACGGACCGAAGCGAACTGGTTGCGTCGATCGACTCGCTGGTCGCTGAAGTGGGACCGCTTCACGGGGTGTTCGCGAATGCGGGAGTACTCCCCCCGCCGGTCCCGGTGGATTCGCTCGACTGGCAGGAGTGGGATCGAGTCCTGAACGTCAACCTCACAGGCGCGATGTTCACCCTGATTTCAGCGTTGGGTCACGTCGCAGACGGTGGGTCCCTGCTCGCTAATGGATCATCGATGGCAATCCGTCCTCGGGAGCGCAGACTCTCCTATGTCGCAGCGAAGGCGGGGCTCCACGCCGCTGCCCGAGGTCTCGCGCTCGAGCTTGCGGAGCGGCGGATCAGAGTGAACGTGCTGGCACCCGGTCTCAGCGACACTCCGATGGTCCGTCGAATCTCGGGCCATATCGAAAGTGGCCTCGCGAGCGTTCCCCTTGGAGAACTCGTGCCTCCCGAGGAAGTCGCCGCCTTGGCTGTTCATCTACTGTCCGATCAGTCACGGCACATTACCGGTGCAGTATTCACCGTCGATGGAGGGCGCACTTCTGGTTGATTAGTTCGCGTCGAGATGGGAGTGGATTCTGTCGAATCCCGTTCTTCGGGATTCAGCCGGCCGGGCTGTGCGCGTCTTCGTCTTGTGGCTCGCAGCGATTGGTTCCAGATGAGGCAATCAGCGCAGACGGTACAGATCGGCGACTACTCGCTCCACAGGTTCCTCTCCGGGCGCGCCGTACCACCACGAGTGATGGAGGCGCTCTGGCTCCGGCATCGAGATCATCACCTTCATTGGGTACGCCGCGACCTCGCTCCCCAGCTCGAACACCCCCGGCTTGGACTCCCGGAGGATCGCGACCGAAGCCGCGTGGATATCACTTATCACCATCACGGCAGAACCGCGGTGAGTCCGGCCGATGAGGCTCCGCTCCACGTGCCCGAGGGGCCGATCAGGAGTGGACGGATTGAAGATCTCGTAATCCAACGTCACCCCGGCTCCGCCCGGGAGCGGCGAAATGACGATACGCGCCGCTCCCACCCGATCTGTGTTCAGCACTTTGTCGACGCCGACGTACATCCCGGGGTGAGCAATCAGGTCATCAACTATCCCCATCGCGAGATGATGACCCCACTTTCAAGAAGCCGCAAACTCGCTTCGTAGGGTCGCGATGGGAGACCGGCGCTCTACGGGGTCCGGGCGCAGATCGAGGCGTTCGGGCTAGAGCTGATCGAACTGCGCCGAGTCGGGCTGTCGAACGGTCCGTGATCCCCCAGCTGGGTTCAATGACTGGAAGGTGACCCTTGACTATCGAATGTGGACCGTAACCGTGCGGCCAAACACGGGCACCGGCTGATCGACGGGACTCGAAGGCCCGAGGTCGACGGACAAAGTGTGGTGAACGTGGCAGCTCGCAGGAGGGGTAACGGTCCAGGTTCCGCTCCCTTGCATCGTCACTTGGTCGCAGTTGACGTTGCTGAGGTCGAGAAATTCCACTGCGGCGCGCTGTCCGGAGAAACTCCACCCCCAGATAGAAAACTGAGTCCGAATGGTCCGGTAGTCGAAGCTGACCGGCGTCGGATCGGGACGCTGGATGTGAGCCAGCGCGAATTGGATGAGTCCTCTGAACCACGCGTTGCGATAAATGTCGGAGTGGACGCCCTGGTGGATCGCAAATGTGTTCGCCACGCCGGAAGTATCGAAAGCGAGCTGCATGTCCATGTTCATCGGGAACACGATCACCTCGAAGGGGGTGTCGCCCGCGTCCTGTGATCGACGTGCGACCATGTCGTTAACGAAGCTGTCGATGCCGATCCCGGCGCGGCCGTTCCCTGCGAGGTCGGTCGGCATGTTGCCCCGGAAGTAGGCCTGGTCGGCGACGGGATCGCCTAGTGCGTCGAGCGCGGTCAAGAAGGTGCCCAACTGTTGTGGCGCCGGCAACCCGGTGACTGGACCGGTCGGCGCGGGCAGGCGAGTGTATGTGATCGGGATGGGCGGGCTCACCCCTGGAGGTAGCGGGGGAGGTGCCGGGGCGAACAGAAAGTTATGCGCGCCCGAAACCGAGATCGTCGATGACCAGAGGTCCGGATGCAGCAAGCCTTCCTTGAACGCTCCGTAACCTCCGAGCGACACGCCGGCAATCGCACGACCGGCCCGCCCCGTCTCGGCCGGCAGAAAAGATTCGACGAACGCGGGAAGCTCGTAGGTCAGGTAGTGCTCGAATTCCGGTGGCGGCGTCGCATACCTCTGCTCGTCGCCTCCAAGCGCATACCGGGGATTCCAGTCGGTCCAGTAGCTGTCCAAGCCGGCCGCGGGGCCGTAACCCCCAGGGAGTGTCTGACCCAACGGCGCAACCAGGATGAAGTTGATCGCCGGTGCTTGCTTCCACGTCCGAGGGTCGTAGTACTGCCACGGCGCCGATTCGAAACCGGCTGGGGGTGAATGGTCGAGAGTTTGAATCCACGCGGACGAGGTCGTGCCAGGCGTCCCGAGCATCTCGGTGTAGCTCCCTCCGAAGCCGTGCAGCAGGTAGAGCACCGGGCATTCGACCCGGTTGATCGGCGTGCACGCCGCGGGCACGTAGTACTCGAACGGGGCGGGGATCCCGTTACCGAGGTCGTGGGTGGTGAGCTCCTGACACGCGACCGTTCCCACCACTGGAGCGGCAGGTTGGGCCGGCGCGGGAGGGGCTGCGCATCCGGGAAAGGGGGTCGCGGCCGCCCCTGTCCCAGTCGGTCCTACCGCCGCGCGCGCACTGTCCAGCGCGCTCGGCAATGCCAGCGCGACCGCAGCGGCTGCCAGAATCCCCCAGCGGGATCCGATCCCCATGGCGCTCGGTACGGTAGCCGTCGCAGAAAAAAATTCCCAAAGTCGTGACCCTACGAACATATGTTTGGGTATAGTGTTGGGTGACGCCTCGAGGCCGGGCGTGCCGATGCTTTGAAGCGGCCTCCTCCAAATACAGGTTTGTTTTGTGCGCCTTGGAGGAGGTGTTGTGCCGGCATCGCTTGTGTTTGCTGCTCGTCAGTTGCGGTCGTTGCTGGCCGACTTCGAAGTGGGCGCGTACAGCGGGGCGGACTGCGCTGAGCTGGTGGAGGAGCTCTCCAACACTGAGAAGGCGTGTGCCGGTGTGCGGCTGTTGGCCGCCGCCCGCGCGGTCGAATGCAAGGCGCACGAGCAGAAAGGTTTCAATGATGGCGCCGACTGGCTGGCGCGCCAATCCGGCACAACGCCCGGTGAGGCCAAGCGGAACCTGAACACCGCGGGCAAGCTCGGCGACAAGACCAAGGAGGCGCTTCTCGCCGGCGAGCTGTCCTTGGACCAGGCGGAGGAGATCACCAACACCAACTCCGAGGTTCCCGGCTCCGAAGGCGAACTGGTCGACCTTGCGCGTAAGTCTGATCTCGGCCGCCTGCGGGAGGAGGCCCGGGACGTCCGCCTGGGAGCGATGAAGCGCGAAGAGCTACACGAGCGCCAGCGCAAGGCGCGCAGCTTCCGGTCCTG is a window encoding:
- a CDS encoding SDR family oxidoreductase — translated: MLITGAGSGIGRATALLAAREGAIIAAIDCDEEGLRSTAESVRLGGGRIAMRVSDVTDRSELVASIDSLVAEVGPLHGVFANAGVLPPPVPVDSLDWQEWDRVLNVNLTGAMFTLISALGHVADGGSLLANGSSMAIRPRERRLSYVAAKAGLHAAARGLALELAERRIRVNVLAPGLSDTPMVRRISGHIESGLASVPLGELVPPEEVAALAVHLLSDQSRHITGAVFTVDGGRTSG
- a CDS encoding alpha/beta hydrolase-fold protein, with translation MGIGSRWGILAAAAVALALPSALDSARAAVGPTGTGAAATPFPGCAAPPAPAQPAAPVVGTVACQELTTHDLGNGIPAPFEYYVPAACTPINRVECPVLYLLHGFGGSYTEMLGTPGTTSSAWIQTLDHSPPAGFESAPWQYYDPRTWKQAPAINFILVAPLGQTLPGGYGPAAGLDSYWTDWNPRYALGGDEQRYATPPPEFEHYLTYELPAFVESFLPAETGRAGRAIAGVSLGGYGAFKEGLLHPDLWSSTISVSGAHNFLFAPAPPPLPPGVSPPIPITYTRLPAPTGPVTGLPAPQQLGTFLTALDALGDPVADQAYFRGNMPTDLAGNGRAGIGIDSFVNDMVARRSQDAGDTPFEVIVFPMNMDMQLAFDTSGVANTFAIHQGVHSDIYRNAWFRGLIQFALAHIQRPDPTPVSFDYRTIRTQFSIWGWSFSGQRAAVEFLDLSNVNCDQVTMQGSGTWTVTPPASCHVHHTLSVDLGPSSPVDQPVPVFGRTVTVHIR